A single region of the Ruficoccus amylovorans genome encodes:
- a CDS encoding PEP-CTERM sorting domain-containing protein (PEP-CTERM proteins occur, often in large numbers, in the proteomes of bacteria that also encode an exosortase, a predicted intramembrane cysteine proteinase. The presence of a PEP-CTERM domain at a protein's C-terminus predicts cleavage within the sorting domain, followed by covalent anchoring to some some component of the (usually Gram-negative) cell surface. Many PEP-CTERM proteins exhibit an unusual sequence composition that includes large numbers of potential glycosylation sites. Expression of one such protein has been shown restore the ability of a bacterium to form floc, a type of biofilm.) has translation MKIPANTRPFSVSRSWFAAAGLLASLSLAPAYGANIDLGTSGDWSVPGNWVGGVLPSDLDTAVIKNDLTATIGSYTVTVNGATVGTTSNNSTVGTLNVNTGGALVTVGSHLTVGNRGIGTVNVNGGTINAGGASVNKDIWLGQNSNSSDSGSGTLNLYSGTVTTRTLMLGRSNGNYYYSEGFLNIYDGSLTASVLSVGLTTNYSVATYGEILISGALATVTVNGDIVLDNSKITYALADEGVTKITATGNVTLAGELALEVLSGVGVLPSSIILLETDTSQTITGTFDGYTSGETYTWGSITGTYVIDDVLKQVRIDNISIPEPASTALMVGGLAALLVFLQRRRRR, from the coding sequence ATGAAAATCCCTGCTAACACACGTCCTTTTTCTGTTTCACGCTCCTGGTTTGCGGCCGCCGGTCTGCTGGCCAGCCTCAGCCTTGCCCCCGCGTATGGTGCGAATATCGACTTGGGGACCAGTGGTGACTGGTCAGTTCCTGGTAACTGGGTTGGCGGTGTACTCCCGTCCGATCTTGATACTGCTGTTATTAAGAATGACCTCACTGCCACGATCGGGTCCTATACCGTGACGGTAAATGGTGCCACCGTAGGTACCACTTCTAATAATTCGACCGTAGGTACATTGAACGTCAATACTGGAGGAGCGCTCGTCACGGTTGGCTCCCATCTTACCGTGGGGAATCGTGGTATCGGTACTGTGAATGTAAATGGGGGAACGATCAACGCCGGCGGTGCTAGCGTAAACAAAGATATCTGGCTTGGTCAGAATAGTAATTCATCCGACAGTGGAAGCGGTACGCTCAACCTATATAGTGGGACTGTGACGACAAGAACGCTTATGCTGGGGCGATCAAATGGAAATTACTATTATAGTGAAGGGTTTCTTAATATATACGATGGGTCGCTGACTGCCAGTGTGCTGAGCGTGGGGCTTACGACCAATTATTCCGTAGCTACCTATGGTGAGATCCTGATCAGTGGTGCGTTGGCTACGGTAACAGTGAACGGAGATATTGTTTTGGATAACTCGAAGATCACCTATGCGCTGGCCGATGAAGGTGTCACTAAAATCACCGCAACCGGTAATGTCACTCTCGCTGGCGAACTGGCGCTCGAGGTACTGAGCGGCGTAGGCGTGCTCCCCAGCTCGATCATCCTGCTTGAGACCGATACCTCACAAACAATCACGGGTACCTTTGACGGCTACACTTCCGGCGAGACCTATACGTGGGGAAGTATCACGGGAACCTACGTCATTGATGATGTTCTGAAGCAGGTGCGTATTGATAATATTTCAATCCCCGAGCCGGCTTCGACTGCCCTTATGGTCGGCGGGCTGGCTGCGTTGCTGGTTTTCCTGCAGCGCCGTCGTCGCCGCTAG
- a CDS encoding RNA polymerase sigma factor: MPAHNEHCDDPDASLMLEAAGGSEQALRMLIEKWQTPLINFFYRSLGSAEQAEDLAQMVFIRVHRAAAGYEPKAKFSTYLFHIARRLLINEYRRQSRKPLEAVDPADLPAETPGRDRLAMLEIEEAFEKALETLPENQRTAILLLKQQELSYEEIAAAMDATETAVKSWIHRARQRLKTELKDFYHAS, encoded by the coding sequence ATGCCCGCCCACAACGAGCACTGTGACGATCCCGACGCCTCCCTCATGCTGGAAGCCGCCGGCGGGAGCGAGCAGGCCCTGCGCATGCTCATCGAAAAATGGCAGACGCCGCTCATCAATTTCTTTTACCGCTCGCTCGGCTCGGCGGAACAGGCCGAGGACCTGGCTCAAATGGTCTTCATCCGGGTGCACCGGGCGGCGGCCGGCTACGAGCCGAAGGCGAAATTCTCCACCTACCTTTTTCACATCGCCCGCCGGCTGCTGATTAACGAATACCGTCGCCAGTCGCGCAAGCCGCTGGAAGCCGTCGATCCGGCCGACCTCCCGGCCGAGACGCCGGGCCGAGACCGCCTGGCCATGCTTGAGATCGAGGAAGCCTTTGAAAAAGCCCTCGAAACCCTGCCCGAAAACCAGCGCACCGCCATTCTCCTGCTCAAACAGCAGGAGCTCAGTTACGAAGAAATCGCCGCCGCCATGGACGCCACCGAAACCGCCGTCAAAAGCTGGATTCACCGCGCCCGGCAGCGCCTCAAAACCGAACTGAAAGACTTTTACCACGCCTCATGA
- a CDS encoding PEP-CTERM sorting domain-containing protein, with translation MGKFVAVLTIAACGLAANANAQNLLAYWNMDDPDVTTKLAINEGSQKGTEENPTTIVMAIDPLGFWNTVTSVPGTTENLIPPANVPNNAISTGSFVSSGVTNTLTITGINMSGLSDLTFSFASYSNAFISWGERMHIRYWVDDGNGWQDLTPLAYDGIEDSTANTWTTSSFTLPDTVDNKASVGVQIAFTSIFEFASHVDFDNIQLNAVPEPGTWALLAGLGAIGLLVIRRRLR, from the coding sequence ATGGGGAAATTTGTTGCTGTGCTCACCATTGCCGCCTGTGGGCTGGCCGCCAACGCCAACGCGCAAAACCTGCTCGCGTACTGGAACATGGACGATCCAGACGTCACAACGAAGCTGGCCATCAACGAGGGCAGCCAAAAGGGCACCGAGGAAAATCCGACCACCATCGTCATGGCGATTGATCCGCTTGGCTTCTGGAACACGGTTACCAGCGTCCCCGGCACGACGGAAAACCTCATCCCCCCCGCGAACGTTCCCAACAACGCCATCTCGACCGGGTCGTTTGTCTCCTCCGGGGTCACGAACACGCTCACCATCACCGGCATCAACATGAGCGGCCTGAGCGACCTGACCTTTTCCTTCGCCTCTTATTCCAACGCATTCATCTCCTGGGGTGAGCGCATGCACATCCGCTACTGGGTGGACGACGGAAACGGCTGGCAGGATCTGACTCCGCTTGCTTACGATGGCATCGAAGATTCAACGGCAAACACCTGGACGACCTCGAGCTTTACCCTGCCCGACACGGTGGATAACAAGGCCAGCGTCGGCGTCCAGATCGCCTTCACCAGTATCTTCGAATTCGCCAGCCACGTGGACTTCGACAATATCCAGCTCAACGCCGTCCCCGAACCGGGCACCTGGGCGCTGCTGGCCGGGCTAGGTGCCATCGGGCTGCTGGTTATCCGCCGCCGGCTCCGGTAA
- a CDS encoding ribonucleotide-diphosphate reductase subunit beta, with protein METTTITIGNKTFILDKDKAEKALAAKAVVNGRDTMFFNILPLKYQWAYDLYKNMKANHWEPEDVPMQKDCEQWRDTSGAISDIDRWIIKMAIGYFSAAEGIVGDNIIHVVRELVTASELKLVLGRHAHEENIHADSLVYMVSSLGINPHECEAMFADIPTIEKKTHFVVSNSRGMRRDIDLTQTRNKQDLAKNMFLFGQCMEGTQFYGLFGMVLSLYRQNKFPGIGQMFRYTLRDESNHIELLRNLFIALVDENPEMWTPEFRQELVDMMKEAIALEKEFIRDCLPVNALGLSADEFEQYIDYIADRRLEGCRLPILNPGVTNPFPWLSEAIDMKKEQNFFEGRVTEYQKASALESVDDDDL; from the coding sequence ATGGAAACGACCACGATCACGATCGGAAACAAGACCTTCATCCTCGACAAAGACAAAGCCGAAAAGGCGCTCGCGGCCAAGGCGGTCGTCAATGGCCGGGATACGATGTTTTTCAACATCCTGCCGCTGAAGTACCAGTGGGCCTACGACCTCTACAAGAACATGAAGGCCAACCACTGGGAGCCCGAAGACGTGCCGATGCAGAAGGACTGTGAGCAGTGGCGGGATACCTCCGGGGCGATTTCCGACATTGACCGCTGGATCATTAAGATGGCCATCGGGTACTTCTCGGCGGCAGAGGGGATCGTCGGCGACAATATTATCCACGTCGTACGCGAGCTTGTCACCGCCTCCGAACTGAAGCTCGTGCTGGGCCGCCACGCACACGAGGAAAATATCCACGCCGACTCGCTCGTTTACATGGTCAGCTCGCTCGGGATCAACCCGCACGAGTGCGAGGCAATGTTCGCGGACATCCCCACGATTGAAAAAAAGACCCACTTCGTCGTTTCCAATTCCCGCGGGATGCGCCGTGACATCGACCTGACCCAGACCCGCAACAAGCAGGATCTGGCCAAAAACATGTTCCTCTTCGGCCAGTGCATGGAGGGGACGCAGTTCTACGGGCTGTTCGGGATGGTGCTCTCGCTCTACCGCCAGAACAAGTTCCCCGGCATCGGGCAGATGTTTCGCTACACCCTGCGCGACGAGTCCAACCACATTGAGCTGCTGCGTAATCTCTTCATCGCGCTGGTGGACGAAAACCCCGAGATGTGGACCCCGGAATTCCGCCAGGAGCTGGTGGACATGATGAAGGAAGCCATTGCCCTGGAAAAGGAATTCATCCGCGACTGCCTGCCGGTCAACGCGCTGGGCCTCTCCGCCGACGAGTTCGAGCAGTATATCGACTACATCGCCGACCGCCGTCTCGAAGGTTGCCGCCTGCCGATCCTCAACCCCGGCGTGACCAACCCCTTCCCCTGGCTCTCCGAAGCCATCGACATGAAGAAGGAGCAGAACTTCTTCGAGGGCCGCGTGACCGAGTACCAGAAGGCTTCCGCGCTGGAGTCGGTCGATGATGACGACCTCTGA
- a CDS encoding ribonucleoside-diphosphate reductase subunit alpha: MIRHFSFDEDLALKRFAATPAEQKPRFNWREVMADSSVKQPAVKIEHGGEERDFDVAEVAEIIGNALTDLMLSRQEQEEKIFTEQNQSFVAKVAHVVADRLARQINDETGISLTQREIHQIIESALVQHDAHDVARSLVANYSRHGSGAAEDEEPEMTVRLIRRNRQVVPWDPNKIEVAVRKSFLALQMDPAPAVDIAREVTARVRKLGQAFVHIEEVQDFVQEILMKTGHYKVAESYILYRAHRRRLRELESLDGDGEDSRQDAMIMVKGEDGSSYFWDPAELRKRIEFASIGLDLCLSREETEAELRRSLYAEMTREDLKRTIILNAKALMEKDADFARFAGRILLSYIYEEVLGWDILQDGIEGLQRAHQQYFKNYLKRAVEIERLSPDLLEYDLDRLAVALDPSADLDFDYLGISTMYDRYLLVDKTTKPARRLETPQLFWMRVSMGLFREEQDDREHWVLQLYNLYKSRRFCSSTPTLFNSGTLHSQLSSCYLYQVSDSIESIMVRGIAENAFLSKWAGGLGGSWTSVRGTGSYIKGTNGESQGVIPFLKLHNDQLVAVNQGGKRRGSGCAYLETWHNDITDFLELRRNTGDDRRRTHDMNTANWIPDLFMKRMEAREDWTLFRANETPDLHESYGKAFEEKYLAYEAAADRGEIWGQKVKAIDLWKSMLRMLFETGHPWITFKDPCNVRSPQDHAGVIHSSNLCTEITLNTGPDETAVCNLGSVILDSHLDRDGQLDLEKLRETVRIAVRALDNVIDINFYPTGPAKNANSRHRPVGLGVMGLQNALYKRGVSFASQEAVEFNDEFMEAIAYYAYEASSDLAAERGSYSTFKGSKWDRGLMPQDTLDLLEQERGQRIDVPRTARMDWDSLRSKIQKQGMRNSNVLAIAPTATISNIMGTSPCIEPYYKNLYVKSNLGGDFIVLNPALVKDLKALNLWDQDMIDQLKYFDGELDNIEGIPEDIRAKYATAFGIDYQWFIDAAARRQKWIDQAQSVNLFLSKPDLKALSHMYRDAWHKGLKTTYYLRTQQASNIEKSTVSVKKENRGATGTQAEGKRTYSEEEKRACSLEAMRNGEECEACQ; this comes from the coding sequence ATGATACGTCACTTCTCATTCGATGAAGACCTCGCCCTGAAGCGTTTTGCCGCCACCCCGGCCGAGCAGAAACCGCGCTTTAATTGGCGTGAAGTCATGGCCGACTCCTCCGTCAAGCAGCCCGCCGTCAAGATCGAGCACGGCGGCGAGGAGCGGGATTTCGACGTGGCCGAGGTGGCCGAAATCATCGGTAACGCCCTGACCGACCTCATGCTCTCCCGGCAGGAGCAGGAGGAGAAAATCTTCACCGAGCAGAACCAGTCCTTCGTCGCCAAGGTCGCCCATGTCGTGGCCGACCGCCTGGCCCGCCAGATCAACGACGAGACTGGCATCAGCCTGACCCAGCGCGAAATCCACCAGATCATCGAGTCGGCGCTCGTCCAGCACGACGCCCATGACGTGGCCCGCAGCCTCGTGGCCAACTACTCGCGCCACGGCTCCGGTGCTGCCGAGGACGAGGAGCCGGAAATGACCGTGCGCCTCATCCGCCGTAACCGCCAGGTTGTCCCCTGGGATCCGAACAAGATCGAAGTGGCCGTGCGCAAGTCCTTCCTGGCGCTCCAGATGGATCCCGCGCCCGCCGTTGACATTGCCCGCGAGGTGACCGCCCGCGTCCGCAAGCTCGGTCAGGCCTTTGTTCATATTGAAGAGGTGCAGGACTTCGTGCAGGAGATACTGATGAAGACCGGGCACTACAAGGTGGCCGAGTCCTACATTCTTTATCGTGCCCACCGCCGCCGCCTGCGCGAGCTGGAGTCCCTCGACGGCGATGGCGAGGATTCCCGTCAGGACGCCATGATTATGGTCAAGGGCGAGGACGGTTCCTCCTATTTCTGGGACCCGGCCGAGCTGCGCAAGCGCATCGAGTTCGCCTCCATCGGGCTGGACCTGTGCCTGTCCCGCGAGGAGACCGAGGCCGAACTGCGCCGTTCGCTCTACGCCGAGATGACCCGCGAGGACCTCAAGCGCACGATCATCCTCAACGCCAAGGCCCTGATGGAGAAGGACGCCGACTTCGCGCGTTTCGCCGGTCGCATCCTGCTTTCCTATATCTATGAAGAAGTTCTCGGCTGGGACATCCTGCAGGACGGGATCGAAGGTCTCCAGCGCGCCCACCAGCAGTATTTCAAGAATTACCTCAAACGCGCTGTCGAGATTGAGCGTCTCTCGCCCGATCTGCTTGAGTACGACCTCGATCGCCTGGCCGTTGCGCTCGATCCCTCGGCCGACCTGGACTTCGACTACCTCGGCATTTCCACCATGTACGACCGCTACCTGCTGGTGGACAAGACCACCAAGCCGGCCCGCCGTCTGGAGACGCCGCAGCTTTTCTGGATGCGCGTCAGCATGGGCCTCTTCCGGGAGGAGCAGGACGACCGCGAGCATTGGGTGCTCCAGCTTTACAATCTCTATAAAAGCCGCCGCTTTTGCTCCTCCACGCCGACGCTGTTCAACTCCGGCACGCTCCACTCGCAGCTTTCCTCGTGCTACCTGTACCAGGTCAGCGACAGCATCGAAAGCATCATGGTGCGCGGTATCGCCGAAAACGCCTTCCTCTCGAAGTGGGCGGGCGGTCTCGGCGGCTCCTGGACGAGTGTCCGCGGCACCGGCAGCTACATCAAGGGCACCAACGGCGAATCCCAGGGCGTGATTCCGTTTCTCAAGCTGCACAATGACCAGCTCGTGGCCGTCAATCAGGGCGGCAAGCGCCGGGGCTCCGGCTGCGCCTACCTGGAAACGTGGCACAACGACATCACGGACTTCCTCGAGCTGCGCCGCAACACCGGTGACGACCGCCGCCGCACGCACGACATGAACACCGCGAACTGGATTCCGGACCTGTTCATGAAGCGCATGGAGGCCCGCGAGGACTGGACCCTTTTCCGCGCCAATGAGACCCCCGATCTGCACGAGTCCTACGGCAAGGCTTTCGAGGAAAAATATCTAGCTTACGAGGCCGCCGCCGACCGGGGCGAAATCTGGGGCCAGAAGGTCAAGGCCATCGACCTGTGGAAGTCCATGCTGCGCATGCTCTTCGAGACGGGCCACCCGTGGATTACCTTTAAGGACCCGTGCAATGTCCGCAGCCCGCAGGACCACGCCGGGGTCATTCACAGCTCCAACCTCTGCACCGAGATCACGCTCAACACCGGTCCCGACGAGACCGCCGTCTGTAACCTCGGCTCGGTCATCCTCGACTCGCACCTCGACCGCGACGGTCAGCTCGACCTGGAAAAGCTCCGCGAAACCGTCCGCATCGCCGTTCGCGCGCTCGACAACGTGATCGACATCAACTTCTACCCGACCGGCCCGGCCAAGAACGCCAATTCGCGCCACCGCCCCGTCGGTCTCGGGGTCATGGGCCTGCAAAACGCCCTCTATAAGCGCGGTGTTTCCTTCGCCAGCCAGGAGGCGGTCGAGTTCAACGACGAGTTCATGGAGGCCATCGCTTACTACGCCTATGAGGCGTCGAGTGACCTGGCCGCCGAGCGCGGCAGCTACTCCACCTTCAAGGGCTCGAAGTGGGATCGCGGCCTCATGCCGCAGGACACGCTCGACCTGCTGGAGCAGGAGCGTGGCCAGCGCATCGATGTGCCCCGTACCGCCCGCATGGACTGGGACTCCCTGCGCTCCAAGATCCAGAAGCAGGGCATGCGCAACAGCAATGTCCTCGCCATCGCCCCGACCGCGACCATCTCGAACATCATGGGCACCAGCCCCTGCATCGAGCCCTACTACAAGAACCTCTACGTCAAGAGCAACCTGGGCGGCGACTTCATCGTACTCAATCCGGCGCTGGTCAAGGACCTCAAGGCCCTCAACCTGTGGGACCAGGATATGATCGATCAGCTCAAGTACTTCGACGGCGAGCTGGACAACATCGAGGGCATCCCCGAGGACATCCGCGCCAAGTACGCCACCGCCTTCGGCATCGATTACCAGTGGTTCATCGACGCGGCGGCCCGTCGTCAGAAGTGGATCGACCAGGCGCAGAGCGTGAACCTCTTCCTGAGCAAGCCCGACCTGAAGGCCCTCTCGCACATGTACCGCGACGCCTGGCACAAGGGCCTCAAGACCACCTACTACCTGCGCACGCAGCAGGCCTCCAACATCGAGAAGTCCACTGTCTCGGTGAAGAAGGAAAATCGCGGCGCGACCGGCACCCAGGCCGAGGGCAAGCGCACCTACTCCGAGGAGGAGAAGCGCGCCTGCTCGCTGGAGGCCATGCGCAACGGCGAGGAGTGCGAAGCCTGCCAGTAA